Below is a genomic region from Ziziphus jujuba cultivar Dongzao chromosome 7, ASM3175591v1.
TTGATCTAGAATTGGTATGAGCGCCTCtaagaagaaattaaattgaTGGTAATCGAGACCAAACAAGAATCGATTCTCttcaaagaaaattttctttggATAGTTTTTTGTCTTATACGTATATATACCGGTAAGTCCCAGGACAACCAAGTGGTAAGAGCTTGCTTTGGAATGTAGAATCAGATCATTATTAATTGACCTTGACCATGTGATATAGAGTAGAAAATAAATAGAGCTTTAATTTTTTGTCTTCAATCTCGTACATACGTTTACAGTCTAGAGCATGTGATTATACACACATTTATAGTAATGGATGCCAGAAGgaccaatttttcttttttctccttttttgggtagaaaattCTAAGATCATTTCGTTTTCACCGTAAGCTTCTGTTGCTTCTCTGTAGCCTACTTTGCAATATAACTTTAACCCTtcgtaggaaaaaaaaaaaaaaaagaagatttttttttttaagagggACATCTCTGTCTTTCATTGAagtctaaaaattaataaaacagttgtatcaaaatgaaattaaacTCTCTGTGTGACTCTTAAAACCCCCAGACCCTTAATTAGCTAGAAAATCACTTcctttttccacttttttttttcttccattttcaaatatacctttgaaattttttgattcagGAAACTCTCAATGTATCTCTCTCCTCCTTTGAAAAGAAAGCTATACACCTGCTGTTTCTCTCTTGATCGTTAACATCGGTGTCATGGTGAACTACTTCTTTAAAGTAGTTCTTCATGAGGCTCTTCGAGATGGCAAGCTTGtaagcacatatatatatatatatatatatttcgttgAATCTTCTTCATGATATTCTTTTTCTTGCATATATAGTTCATCAAGTTAATTTcttgtttgtaatttttgtttcttggTTATGTTATTAATTTGGTTGTGACTTgtgaatataaaatttgttcAGAAAATTCCGCCAAAGTTTGTTAGGACAAATGGAAAAAGCCTTGAGGACTCGAAGGTTGTCCTGGAGGGTCGAGTCGATGGAGAGGAATGGGAAGTGAAGCTGGAAAAGCATGGTGGGAAAGTTTGGCTTGGTGAGGGATGGAAAGAATTTGCCAACCACTATTTCATAAAGCTCGGTCACTTTCTGGTATTCAAATACAAAGAAAATTCCGGCCATTTCCGTGTTGATATATTCGATGAAACCGCTACTGAGATCGAGTTTCACTCCACGAACCGAAGAACAACAAGAAAGAGCACAACAGAACAACCTCCTGTGGCTGTGGGAAAGACAAAAAAGGCAACTCATACTGCAGCAGGAATCTCAAAAGGCACTACTTATGAAACCCGCATGCCAAGTAAAGGTTAGTACTACtaatattatattcttataaaggggaagctcttttttttttttttttttgggtcctaaCTTATAggtttgtttatgacatttcaTGTCTTAAATTaccaaaagatatatatatatatatatatatattacattttttttttttgttggtaaagtatatatatacatatatatattacttgaaCTTCAGCAACCCATGCTGCAGCAGGAACCTCTACAGGGACTCCTGATGTTGAAACCATGCCAAGTAAAGgtactattaatattatatgttcTTATAATACTAAAttgttctattattattattattattatttactttatttcaatttttgacGTGACCTATAGggttgtttatgacatttaaaGTCTCTTTAATTACTAAGTTTGacaatttgtaatattttcaatatatatatattgaaatttacacacacacatatatatatatatatatatagtttttattggCATCAAGATGGATAGGGATAATTAAAAcataacataaa
It encodes:
- the LOC125423695 gene encoding B3 domain-containing transcription factor VRN1 isoform X1 → MVNYFFKVVLHEALRDGKLKIPPKFVRTNGKSLEDSKVVLEGRVDGEEWEVKLEKHGGKVWLGEGWKEFANHYFIKLGHFLVFKYKENSGHFRVDIFDETATEIEFHSTNRRTTRKSTTEQPPVAVGKTKKATHTAAGISKGTTYETRMPSKAGTSTGTPDVETMPSKGGKIKSTKRFKQAMDMDIDQKATATQRAEVFKSKNPFFWISLSPTYVVQRYMNIPKKFFENHLRDKSTNVILKNSKGGTWLVQYVFKIVEKKPIGKFCTGWNKFVRDNNVQVGDVCLFELIKGQQISFRVRIFPTP
- the LOC125423695 gene encoding B3 domain-containing transcription factor VRN1 isoform X2, which produces MVNYFFKVVLHEALRDGKLKIPPKFVRTNGKSLEDSKVVLEGRVDGEEWEVKLEKHGGKVWLGEGWKEFANHYFIKLGHFLVFKYKENSGHFRVDIFDETATEIEFHSTNRRTTRKSTTEQPPVAVGKTKKATHTAAGISKGTTYETRMPSKGTSTGTPDVETMPSKGGKIKSTKRFKQAMDMDIDQKATATQRAEVFKSKNPFFWISLSPTYVVQRYMNIPKKFFENHLRDKSTNVILKNSKGGTWLVQYVFKIVEKKPIGKFCTGWNKFVRDNNVQVGDVCLFELIKGQQISFRVRIFPTP